TGGCTCCGGGTCAGACCAGGTCCTCCTGGATGGTTTCACAGCCTTCCCTTTGGACTTCATCCTGCTGCCTCCTTCACCCACGCTCTCTGACAGATCTCACAGCTTCAACAGGCCTAGAGGAAAAGAGTCACAAGATGGTTCAATGTGTCTTAACATTTCTTGATGCCTCTCAGATACACTGAACTTTTAACATAAATTCAACTGAAGTACttttatacagttttttttctctgtcagcCAATAATCCCCAATTACTGAATAAACCCCTTTCCAATTCAAACAGCTATGCATCCTGTTGTATCTAATCAGCCTCTTGCAGTGTGAAAACTCCATGATGTTGGTCTGTTAATCTACGCCTCTCTTATCCCCATGGTCCTGAGATAATGCCCATTTCAAGGTTACACTCACAAAACCCCAGAGAGCAGCCAgccctcagcagcagcagcaggataaTTCACCTCAAATGctctttaatttcattttaaccaGCAGACAGTGCTTGAAATACTCCAGGTAATTTATTAGTGAATTAATTAACTGAAGTCAGTGATTATTACATGTTCAAATATACTGGAGCTTTAGCTGTGATGGAAATTTATTTAAACCATATTATCAAATATTCTACTATGAAAACCTGTAAGATAGAACTGTTTTACATAGATTAGTGCACACAATGAAGAGGAAAGAAACGTCAGTGTATTTCTCCACCAGAGTTCCCTCCCCTCTTTATTCTCCTAAGTTTAATCACCCCAACGGTAGTGTTGTAACTGATAGATAAACAGGCAAAAGTCTACTTCATTCACCACAGCAAATGATACATACACATTAACCATGAAAGTGGATTTAACGGCAATAAAAAGGGGACTGAAAAGTCTTACCTTGAAAGTTAAACtaactctcctcctcctgagtGTTTACAGAGAAATTGTCACCATGCAGCCGCTCGTTAAAAGCACCACAATATAAAGTAAAGAGCACACAGAGCGGCGGAGCGTCGCCGTGCAGCGGACACACGCAGATAACCGTCACATGTGAGCCACCTGTAGCTAAAGGATGTACACGTCGCGctgctcagccaatcagagagccaGCCTACTCCTTCCAGCGCGCCGttcaaccaatcagagagcCAGCCCACTCTCTCCGGCTTCAGCCCTGCTCTGCCCAAACATCCCAACAGCCTGTTAATGTCACTGCAATACAAATATTACAGCCTAATTATTTTGGAGCTTGAGTCATACCTCACACTGCCCTTTAACCTTGTTTCTCatgttttgttctattttagcttatttttattttctatttaacgttttttttaaaactgtatgtCAATGTGTCCTATTTTACAAtgtattgtgtttcttttccattttgtcttgatgccttttgtgttttatgtaaaccactttgaattgccttgttgttgaaatgcgCCAATTACAGCACTGTGCTTACAGGGTTTGTGCAAAATTGGATATACAATAGAAAAGaagatgagaaaataaatgtgatttaacTACAACAAACTATAATGTGTTTTATACTAGCTAATCAGACATGGGTTCTAGGCACAGCCATCAGGTTTAcattttaggtttttatttaaatatctcttcaactattggatggacttAAAGTTGGTACGGACATTCATCGTCACCAGAGGTTTTGTTCAAAATTTCTGTTTATCCAATACTTCAGTTTATGACTTggctcagctgtactttgtgtttaaccCCACAGTATCTTAATATGCAAATGGTTAAATCAGATTAGCCATTTTTCCCCCACACATGAGACACTATTGAATACTTCAGTTTTGCTTGCTGTTTGGGAAGCTTTTAAAGATGTAAGACgtgtttttaatttgtaaaaCTTTATAGGAAAATATAGTTGTACTGTTACTGTTAcgttaacatttagctcaaagtaccaCTTGCTAGCATGGTAGCTCTATGAAAGTTATGAAAGTAGCTgcaggtggagctaattttgaGACACTTAAAGGTGGAGTGCGGAAtttttgcatataaatgaacgtctgttagATTCaagccaaatgagttcacacaatgttGATTAAACCTATCACCGCCAGGTAAATCTGTCTGTATATCGCAGTGTACTGGAGTTTTTAAATCAGATGTCTGTGGTGACTTTCCTGCACTGGCGCACCAGTAGTAATGTGTTTTACGTCAACGAGCAATGATTGGTTTGCGACTGAGGCAGGCTGTCTTCAGTGTGCCCCAACCGCATCACGTCGCCAGGGCGGGGACCAGCTCACGTAAAAAGCGTCGGGGGTTTGCCGCAATGACGTCAACATTGtttgtgtaattactctcactgcccaaagggggagacaaaagttccgGTGGAGCAAATATTCAGTTGATTTACTTAGTTTAGGAAAAAGTAGGAGTACTACActataaaaaatactccattacaaataaaagtcctgaattttaaaaaaaaactgtgtaaaaGTAAGAGTTGGCAACAGAATGCCAAGTATAAAAAGTAATTATGCAtcgtatatatatacatatataaataaatatgatgttaATGCATCATTATcattgatgcattaacatgtaagcagtaCTTTAATGATGTAGTTGTGGTTAATTTTAGGTGCTTTATATATGTTTGTAGTTTAAgctataacaatgcatcatattttataaactgttcATATGTTTGGtatgtaaaattttaataaatgtagttGAGTAACAGGTACAGTATTTAcccctgaaatgtagtggagtagaagtataaagtagcatgaaatggaaatacaggtgaagtacaagtacctcaaaactgtacttaagtaggCCTACattatttgagtaaatgtactgagtgactttccaccactgatgccactatatttaacattattttatgtgatttgcaactctttaaaataaaataaggaaataaaatgttattgctgattttgtttgtttgtttgtttgtttgttttgttcttttaaaatacattatttgtcaAAGATTATCCTATTGGTTGCAGATGACACAACTAGTCACTATCCAATATTCAATAATAAAATAGCAAAAGCAATATTGGTCAATACTGGAGTTTTTGAAcaaatgtttgtaaatgtttgacCATTTGTTGCTTAATTTAGTGTATCTCTGTACTACACAATAGTAGTATGTCTCTACTAAACACTAGAAGTAAAGTGAGTTAGTTAAAAGAATATGTAAAGGACATTGAACACTGCATTTTAGTTTGTCATCCAAGCAGTTTATATAGTTTGTGGCTTATCATCCTCTACTGCTTCATTTGAATACAGTCCTCAAGGCTGCACCTGAATGTACAGAATCATATCTCATTTAAACTGTCACATTATTTACTTTCTACCGGACAAATCCTGCAGTGAAAGACTGGGATCCAGTAGGTTTCTGAATGCCCTGAAACTACAGTAAAACTAAACAAAGATACTAAATAAACAAGACagaacacaaataacataattaaCCTTCTTTGAATAATCACCATCACACCCCCTCCTCACATGGACGTGTGATCTTGCAGTAATCCCACTGTCTGTTTGACCTGGGGGCCGCTGGGAACCATTGTTGCATGTATTACCCCCAAACCCCAACCCTCACCCACGTGTATCCATGTTGAACACACCTACTCTTAAGCTTATAGCaacattcaaacacattttactgttttactgtacCGTAAGTTAACAGTAAATTTAACAGCAAATTTGGGAAAATACTttggcacaaacacaaactttatGGTTCAGTTATTACTGATTTAATTTCACTATATGGCTTTTAGCAGCACTGACCacataacaacaacagtaaTGTACAGGTGTGACGCTCCCAGCTCTTAGTAGAAAACACTTTTTAGCTGCACTGCCAGTGGTTTTGGTGTCCTTGAACAGCTTACacgtgtgtctgtgtctgtgtgtgtgtttgtgtatgtgtgtgtttgtgtgtgtgtgtgtgcgtgtgtgtgtgtctggtccTGCCAGgtttcctttcctcctcagGTACACTGTATCTAATCAACCAAACCTCGCTGATGCTGGCTCTGTGGAAACATTATCTATTACTTTTAGTTTGTTCAGTTTCTGCCTCCATTGGCCCTAAGGCTTACACTGTTTATTTAGCCACAGCCGCTGATAAATTCAGAGCTGAATACACTTCAGTAATGAGGCAAGCAAACAGGGCCTCCACAAGCATGCTCTGTTTGAGCAAAACAAACTGTATAAACAACATATACTTTTTGTATCTTGAAACCACAATGAACCTGGAATGTGTTACAtcatttttaagataaaatgGGATTTCAGACACAAATAATTTATTATACCAATGTAAATGTATGTCATTTCACAGCTCAGGTCCAAGGACACAACCTTGCATTAACAGCAGCTTCCAAAACGGTTTGCAGCTGGAAAGGTACCAGTGCTCTTATGCAACTGACTGTTTAATCACATCGCAGTCAGTGATCATGTCATACCAACAACTGTGAACGCTGAATGCACTGTCGCACAGCCCTGCAAGGCTGTGATGTCATGAACGGCAGGTGCTTTGAATCCATTtggagcagagaggaaaacagcCATTAAAATCATCCCTGACTCATCATaaaagaggagggaggtggggagATGAGTTAGAGGTGAAGAGGATGAGATCTGGACGATTAGTCAGTTTTTCCATTAGGCCAAGGCTGGCTGTCTGAAAGGAAAACAAGTGTGGATGTCACACTAGGCCATGGTCACAGCGAAATGGCCTTTGGCTGAAGGCAGACGATGTGATAGAAAGGCTCCATTTGACCGCCACTGAGTCATAAAAAGAAGCAACTACAGCtcaatatgtgtgtatgtgtgtgccacTAACCCTTTATCTCACAGCTCAAGGTCAGACTCAGTGACATGGGTGAGGTACAGGCAGGTTTGGGACAGAAAGAAAGGCTCTGGCTCAGACATAGACGTCCAGCTCTGCGTTGGCAGGGAAAGGGTGTAGCGCTGAGATACTGAGCGTCTGACACACTGAAACTGGCAGTTCTTCTCCAAAGCAGAGAAATCGTCCTCCCACTCCAAGCCTGCAGGCAAAACCAAACGAACACACAATGAGTGACAATGAACTGCGAATAGCCTGCAGCATCTGATTTAGCTGGACTTACAAACATTAAACTTTTCTAACCCTTGTAGTGTCCTGCCCTGGTCTTGTTACATTGTCAGTGGCCTCAAATTGAAGTAGTTCATGTCAAAAGTAAGATGGCTTTTCCACATTGACAGCTAAGCTTCAGTGTCAACATATTATCAATAAATggaaacatgaatataaaaatataattagaCAAGTTGAACCAGtaggtaaaataaatatttccaaCCAATTATACCATCAGTTTTCAAAACTGGTTCCCTTTTAAACAACTCTTAATGCTTTGAATAATCCCTACTGACATGTTGTTCCAACATCTTGTTTCACCCAGAAGTACATCAAATTCTGAAGGAAAGACCTTCATTTTAGTACAATATACTGACAcaagcattaaacatttaagtTATATAGTCTGATCCTTTGCGTAAGTAAAAATACGctgtaaaaatactcatactcaaatacattacaaataaaagtcaagCGCTGAAAATGTCACTTACAGTAAGTAAAAGTGTTATAAGTAAAACAtctttaaagtatcaaaagtgaaagtacagtcaatgcagaaaaatgatcactttgaGTATtatatcattagattattattagtgatgcattaatgtttaagcagtattttacttttattttaggtattttatatactgttgtgtactttaatcaataatgatcCACGATATTTTATAAGCtcttcatatgttttgtttgtgaaattttaatttataatgccaaataaatgtagtggagtaaaaagtgcaacatttccctctgaatttTAGTGTAGTAATATGAGGAGGTATGAGATAGTATTTagtatttaaaggtgcagtgtgtaggatttagtagcGTCTAgaggtgaggttgcagattgcaacaaactgaatacccctcccctgTCAAGTGTGTAGgggaacctacggtggccatgaaactcacagaaaacatgaaaggccctctctagagccagtgtttggtttgtccattctgggctactgtagaaacatggcggtgcaacatggcagcctccttACaaggggacctgctccctatgtagatataatgggttcattctaaggtaacgaaaacacattgattcttattttcatgggattatatactaattaaaacatacttatgaatattatattgcaTTTCTGCCAAGTTCATTCCACTAGATGACACTAAATCCCATTGGACCATTAAGTGCATTATTTGAGTAAACGTATTTAGTTACATTTCACTACTGCAAAATGGTTGGCAGTAATTTTAAGTACACAGAATTTATAGCTAAGGatgtaaaacatgcaaaaccactATTGTGGTACTTCAATATATTACCACTGTCCTCTAATGTGACATCCGGCAGGTTGTCTGGCAGAGATGTGCAGGTCTCTGAGTGCAGCTCCAGGGTGGGACTCTCCTGAGAATAAAAGTTAGAATAAAAGTTCTTGGCCTTAGTGGATTAGTAAAATGACAATCAATGaaataatatcaatgaaataTCAATTAAATATTGCACCAAAAAAACGTACAGCCTACCCAAGCTACAGTATACATGTACAACAGAGGAACAGTACCTGATCAAACAGGTAGACCACAACATCCTCCACGAAGGAcacagtcttcttcttttttatattcCTCTTCATCCCTGATGATTTCCCTGGATGGTTGTAGTTTTGACAGGATTTCAAAAGACTTTTAAGTTTGCATGTATTTAAATTGTCTCTGACAACCATTTCACTCTGATATTCCTTTGAGTTGTCGGTGTTGGGACTGTCGAGCCAGTGGGAAGTAAagtcttttaaatcacttgaCACAATGCTGTTATCACTATTGCAAAAAGTATTCCCTATGGATTTCCAACAATCCTGAGCGTAGCAAAAGTCACTAAAAAATTGTGGTGGTATGTCCTCATTATAGAAAATGATGAACTTATTATGCTGATTCATAGTAATAGTATCCTGGTGGGTTGTCATGTTTAAATCCTTTGTGATCACACTGAAAATGTCCCgcatatttaatataattctTGTCCAAAGGGCCTCCTCTGGGCATTTTGAGGCAAAAGAAGATGTAAATGTTGAGGGACAGATAGGCACCCTTGGAAGACAACAGTgtcgaggagagaggagagagagaaagaagggtgAAGACCGTGATACCAAGCTTGATCTGGAGTCTTTGTTCCTCCATAACTGAGGGGCTGCACTTCCTCTTTGAGCAAGGATACAGAAGCAGGTGATCGGCTGCAGCTCCTCATCGGCCTGCATCATCTCACCCGAGGATATCCACAACTGGAGCTCTTCGTCCCTGTAGGAATGATTCACATGACTCATTAAGACTCCATGGCATTTATTTGGTTCAAACTGGTTACCTTTTTCTATTTTGGACCTATTTTGAATGATTTCAGGACAATGAGCAACACTTCTGTGGTCCAAAAGGATAAATCCATTTTCACAACatgggtcttattttcatagctTTACAGTCGACCATTGTTCCCCTCAGTAATAAAAGGAATGTAGTAGCCAAATTAATTGCTGCGATCTGGGAATATTGTGGAAAAAAGTTTGATAAGGCAGTGAACATGAGcagcaaacaaactgtcagGTTAGTCAAACTTATTTAGAAGCAAAAGAGAAGTGGCCAAATTGCTTAATATAAACATCCTTCACACTTTAATGACGTCCTGGTTCAGCTTTGACCAGTTTCCTGTAGTTGTGTTCTCACACAGTTTTCCTGCTCAATGAACaaccatcattttttttttacccccaaAAAGTGGTTTATATAATCTAGTTAAAATGTATATtcacaacctgtctgattgtctgaccacttgtgtttcttgccccatCAGACTACACTGTAGTTGAGTACAATTTTATCACACCTGATAGAAATGAAgttaaaaattacaaaaataaccAAGTTGTattaaaccagaattatcctttaaagggGTGATCTATAGTTACTATAATTATGAACTTAAATTTGTGtcaactgattttttggccacttagcAGCTGCGGAAACAAGTTATGAACACAACATGTACTATCAtgaccttttaagttgatattttgaacttgttagcaaatatttgcttatttacacatccagcagttacagagcaacattatggTTCATTGAGAGTCGTGTTTCTCTACACCTGgggaatgtaagtccaatattcacactCCCTTagctctgaaaacagctgcctgctgcggccgaAATCATGGCTTTTGGACCAAACAGTTCTGGGGACTCCTTGAGATAAACTACCCACTGGGGAGCTCCCCTGAGAACTACATACCTTCAAgggctttttttctgtttgcattcGCACCGCCAATAGGAACATTGTTGGTATAGCAACGTCACTTCTGTGCCAGATACAACAACAAGATGGAGGACACCGTGATCAAAGCTGTgtctttgttgtgtgttgtgggTTTCATGATAATAAAGGAGATGTGCAAATTCAGACTACGTGGTTTTACACAATTTTTAGAAATGGCCGGTTGCCGGTGCTGCATTGGCTCATGTGTTCGTCCAATCATTGTACATTTACGTCACTCAAGGTTCCTCTTGTGCTGGGAGAGTATCTACCCTGAGGTAGGAGCTAATAAAGTTCACTCGTGCTCTAAGAACTACGATCATTTCCAGTTTCTGCAGTGCAGACACAATAAAATGGGGACAGTACCTCCAACAGTTCTTAGAACTATGAACAAGTTCCTCCAGTCCGAAAGCGCCttatgagagcggtgagagtgaaccaaaacagtaaagttgtgggccagacagctaaacaatgagctgaaacttgctatgAAGCAATGTAAAGGAGAGGGGAGCTGTAGTTTGATACATCGTTATTATGAAAAGTATTGAGTAtaggaaaacttttgaaaaaatccagcacacataaaatataattttactgtttgGTCAGTCAAACTGAGTCCAGCAGCCTGACCTACATTAGTTGTAGCAGGCTAATGTTTCGCTTAGCTAGCCCAGCTAGCTTAATCGGTGTAGGAAATTGTGTAAGTGACATTAGGAGTGTGAATCTGCCAATATAACAGTGGCATAAGCTAGTTTTAAATGGCACTTACTTGCAGAAGTTGTAACTGTCATAGAACACAAGCTGCAGGCTGTTTGTAAGTGGCGTATATCAGTTGAACCACACCAGTAATCAGCACTGTCAGTGACATACTACACAGAATGAGATTTTCAGTATTCAAGCACTTGTAAGTATTATGTCGAACACTTACTGCAGCTTACAGTACACATTTACAGTGACTGTCAAATGTACCAAACAGCACTTGGTTGTGAATTGTGTAAACTGGCTGATGCAGAGATTGAGCCTGAGATGATCTCTGTAACATAGAGTGACCCTTTCAACACAAGCATAAAGCATAAAGTTGGGGCATTTTAACCTCATACGATACTGCATGTAGGCTTTGGTTAAGGACGATCTTGTTACACACAAATATTCTCATGAGCCTTATTCCAtttcaaagtcatttttatCCTGCTCGTCATTTAAGAGGTCAGCTGCAGAGCCCAGACAACTCCTCACTGTCTGTTAACAACAGGATGTCCTAAAACTGATTTGTCAGCCTTTGCCCATTGGATGAAAcagtgcgcacacacaaacatgcattaTTTGGCCACTCACTCCTGAGCCTGAATAAATATCGGGTCCTATCCATCCGTGGAGACAAAGACGCAATAGGAAACTTTCACCGCTCTTCAGTAGCCAAGCAACCGCTGGATGAGTGACTcaggaaaggaagagaggagcTGACTCACAGCAGCTGTGACGTAAAGGATGtaaaaggacacacacacacctactgtatgctctctctcacacacacacacacacacacacacaaaaacacacacacacgtatgcagTAGGCCGTGAAGCCCATAATCTGCCCTGTTTCGGGTAAATTAACACCTCATTGTGTAACAGGTGGAGGACAGattaaaaagactttttcaaacagccaacacacaaacagacagacaccCTTAACACCCCCACAGAGAGGGACAAACATCCACACTCTACATATAGACAGACCATCAGATAGATAATAGAATCAAAATAATACCTTTTCTTGCATCTCCTTTTAGTAAGCCAATTCAAACCATCCAATGAAACCACCAGTGTGGCTCCACCTCTGAAGTATTTTAACTctgcaaaaacacagagaggaacaTGGTTATCAACTGATATATGTTGCCTTAAAAATCTTGCTGCATCATTACGCTGCAAAATGTGTTGCAACATGCTTAATCTCTCTGCATCTACAATGCATGACACCAGCACATTTCTTTTCCTACCTTGCATTCTGCGAGCCCCGCTCATTCCTCTGGCTTTTACTGCACGACAGAGAGCTCATCGAGGGCACCGAAACAGACTAGCTGAACAtatggacagagagaggagatagagagatgcatagaaaaaaaagaggaggagagggaagttGGGGGGGTCAGGCAGGAcagagactgaatgaatgatggGGA
This sequence is a window from Thunnus albacares chromosome 20, fThuAlb1.1, whole genome shotgun sequence. Protein-coding genes within it:
- the bhlha15 gene encoding class A basic helix-loop-helix protein 15 isoform X1 is translated as MSGARRMQGRKRNVLVSCIVDAERLSMLQHILQRNDAARFLRQHISVDNHVPLCVFAELKYFRGGATLVVSLDGLNWLTKRRCKKRDEELQLWISSGEMMQADEELQPITCFCILAQRGSAAPQLWRNKDSRSSLVSRSSPFFLSLLSPRHCCLPRVPICPSTFTSSFASKCPEEALWTRIILNMRDIFSVITKDLNMTTHQDTITMNQHNKFIIFYNEDIPPQFFSDFCYAQDCWKSIGNTFCNSDNSIVSSDLKDFTSHWLDSPNTDNSKEYQSEMVVRDNLNTCKLKSLLKSCQNYNHPGKSSGMKRNIKKKKTVSFVEDVVVYLFDQESPTLELHSETCTSLPDNLPDVTLEDSGLEWEDDFSALEKNCQFQCVRRSVSQRYTLSLPTQSWTSMSEPEPFFLSQTCLYLTHVTESDLEL
- the bhlha15 gene encoding class A basic helix-loop-helix protein 15 isoform X2, which gives rise to MMQADEELQPITCFCILAQRGSAAPQLWRNKDSRSSLVSRSSPFFLSLLSPRHCCLPRVPICPSTFTSSFASKCPEEALWTRIILNMRDIFSVITKDLNMTTHQDTITMNQHNKFIIFYNEDIPPQFFSDFCYAQDCWKSIGNTFCNSDNSIVSSDLKDFTSHWLDSPNTDNSKEYQSEMVVRDNLNTCKLKSLLKSCQNYNHPGKSSGMKRNIKKKKTVSFVEDVVVYLFDQESPTLELHSETCTSLPDNLPDVTLEDSGLEWEDDFSALEKNCQFQCVRRSVSQRYTLSLPTQSWTSMSEPEPFFLSQTCLYLTHVTESDLEL